In a genomic window of Virgibacillus sp. SK37:
- the essA gene encoding type VII secretion protein EssA — protein sequence MKKKLLSLLLLVSIMFVSLPVHAEDNQAPVEPNIYEKKEINIKPNSRDQIEQREELPEEQKQLSFEKKDKTESNLIKEKLFASSVKETNTITSKSDQLGLFSQKEKQMKLDGDEENVESSTNVMMLLIIAVVLIIGIMFFVLLPKLKHSES from the coding sequence ATGAAGAAAAAGCTTCTTAGTCTTCTTCTATTAGTATCTATTATGTTTGTAAGCCTGCCGGTGCATGCAGAAGATAATCAAGCACCGGTAGAGCCAAATATATATGAAAAAAAAGAAATTAATATTAAGCCGAATAGTCGGGATCAAATCGAACAACGTGAAGAACTTCCAGAAGAACAGAAACAATTATCTTTTGAGAAGAAAGATAAGACGGAGAGTAACTTAATTAAGGAAAAGTTATTTGCCTCTTCTGTAAAAGAAACAAATACGATTACATCCAAGTCGGACCAACTTGGTTTGTTTTCACAGAAAGAGAAACAAATGAAGCTAGATGGTGACGAGGAGAATGTGGAAAGTAGCACGAATGTCATGATGCTATTAATTATAGCCGTCGTGCTTATTATCGGCATTATGTTCTTTGTTCTTCTACCTAAGTTAAAGCACTCGGAGAGCTGA
- the essB gene encoding type VII secretion protein EssB, with the protein MEKESPTYLEEKTEVNLSYEEERIKLIFQRAKLKLNDEMEIHFLKEIEPEFNKTFTLTEDQLIITLTPPDTFASFQAIHQQNVRSRWQFAYNILQKIQSHSLDRLKLIISPENIMYDRGLTPHFLHYGVKESLPPYEEDTDRLWLETKAIIAAIADEKYDFKTYLSHYETKDLSSVTKQIMHAASYVELYEIIEDNLKKDQAYEETVFHVPRKKWKFQRYISLALLIFLVPALIYTAYALFFKIPETEAYVASNRSFLQNEYSAVIDQLQKYDHDDMPYVVQYQLASSYIVSESLTEEQRENVQNTITLQSDRKYFLYWIDIGRGNYQEAVDTARLLEDRELIIYGLLKQREDIKTDQSLTGSEREDQLDAIEKEIDEYQEEMEKELEQQKEESDSEQGSTTVEEEAAGGQENGNSTDEKAKEKEESKKSAETIKKDTKKEEDSKK; encoded by the coding sequence TTTTGAAGGAAATAGAGCCAGAGTTCAATAAAACATTTACGCTTACAGAGGATCAACTGATTATTACACTAACTCCACCTGATACTTTCGCATCATTCCAAGCAATACATCAGCAAAATGTGCGGTCAAGATGGCAGTTTGCTTATAACATACTCCAAAAGATACAAAGTCATTCATTGGATAGATTAAAACTAATTATAAGTCCTGAGAACATCATGTATGATCGAGGTTTAACTCCCCATTTCCTTCATTATGGGGTAAAGGAAAGTCTTCCACCTTATGAGGAGGATACGGACAGGCTTTGGTTAGAAACGAAAGCAATAATAGCGGCAATTGCTGATGAAAAGTATGATTTTAAAACGTACTTATCGCATTATGAAACGAAAGACCTTTCCTCTGTTACAAAACAAATTATGCATGCAGCTTCTTATGTAGAGCTATATGAAATTATTGAAGATAATTTGAAAAAAGATCAAGCATATGAAGAAACTGTTTTCCATGTTCCGAGGAAAAAGTGGAAGTTTCAGAGATATATTTCTCTAGCATTACTTATTTTTTTAGTTCCAGCCCTCATTTATACAGCTTATGCATTGTTCTTTAAAATTCCGGAAACAGAGGCATATGTCGCAAGTAATCGTTCCTTCTTACAAAACGAGTACAGTGCAGTGATCGACCAATTACAAAAATACGATCATGACGATATGCCGTACGTAGTTCAATATCAGTTAGCTTCTTCCTATATTGTAAGTGAATCATTAACAGAGGAACAAAGGGAGAATGTCCAAAATACGATCACACTCCAGTCTGACCGTAAGTACTTTCTTTATTGGATAGATATCGGTCGCGGGAATTATCAGGAAGCAGTAGACACCGCAAGACTATTGGAAGATAGAGAATTAATTATTTATGGGTTGCTGAAGCAGCGAGAGGATATTAAAACAGATCAAAGTCTTACTGGATCTGAACGTGAAGACCAATTAGATGCGATTGAAAAAGAAATTGATGAATACCAAGAAGAAATGGAAAAAGAATTGGAGCAGCAAAAGGAAGAATCTGATTCTGAGCAAGGCAGCACCACTGTAGAAGAAGAGGCAGCTGGCGGTCAAGAAAATGGAAATTCGACAGATGAAAAGGCAAAAGAAAAAGAAGAGTCCAAAAAATCAGCTGAAACGATAAAGAAAGATACAAAAAAAGAAGAGGATTCCAAAAAGTAA
- the esaA gene encoding type VII secretion protein EsaA yields MSEGLKSSLTLAAKILVILVLPLLLFRYVDSQPVPAVQEEEDEATRSVAVVNEDTGIIQEEEKLILGQEIPALLNEQKDYKWTVVNRSAAEQGFSNQNYDAIIYVPSTFTEKIMTFKEDKPTKAALNYVIQPNLEAKDRQRIHREMATAKNKINEEMSTIYWSYVSKEVDNIRAQFDKILEKEVAFQDAMYSFYTPSSKTLAHEIDQHKNNLENILNQTDQINDVSSDSANAANEAENKMKTFTEALEAYKETQLEQQKLLQAAQTKNQEAIAGIIEENNTKLSESMAKKQEQLSKMQDSVVYLENQNRNLLENYSTNVAKGKNAINDWVEWELAYKNSYSNLNEEINYIVDNYAKQLDKERYESASEDAAKAVEKINKAPVSMKIGKLEKPENPEETNVSLENIRTSLNTLEDEIKDIQSLIEASSPDNNGEEESENTGDSTQEEKVTTKNTVKTPILEWNKLYNRIQQINGVLTKKEAEINKEDFPLEEWENLVDEYEKVVNKLEDNRDSLAGEIVKNIIAKQKQLDKLEIDFPGEDIQNKTIASLIKYNDSLTEITTTLSQESKLNKKFTGEIEKFTKSKVDEVFNEVNQKYTDRLSPVFGVASEEINQLRNQSPTESFSEVLKGLELTLNENKELIQAEQANTNDLIKALQQNATEITNQLQTVNADTFEWQESPSLEYLDGQMVFSIQQGTASDLKQLSDLVTNLEENQSEITTNTKDLQAQISTVQKQSDELNNKWSVNVASTGLIREDAYEILGNTVVDGQENPFVYNHLANPVNVEGQVNGKVLSETEERVPPVVMFMIILISGLLIGFLSHYYSNNTYLVQGGLFLLLNLAVGMIISIYGLNLYELDDAQAIKWSVFTILLLMACANVVRGGLFIGPFVGWLASIAMIVFFITPLLNIVVPEFTFNNPVSNVYMGLQYGTETSFILTIIVLAAITLAISAFIYTLQFMRNKARVEPNEEKAS; encoded by the coding sequence ATGAGTGAAGGACTTAAATCTTCTTTAACTCTAGCAGCAAAAATTCTTGTCATACTTGTTCTCCCACTCCTTCTATTCCGTTATGTGGACAGCCAGCCAGTACCGGCTGTCCAGGAGGAAGAGGATGAAGCGACAAGAAGTGTTGCTGTTGTAAATGAAGATACAGGAATAATACAGGAAGAAGAAAAATTGATATTGGGACAAGAAATTCCTGCTTTATTAAACGAGCAAAAAGATTACAAATGGACAGTTGTAAACAGAAGTGCAGCCGAACAAGGGTTTAGTAACCAAAATTATGACGCAATTATTTATGTTCCATCAACCTTTACGGAAAAAATTATGACGTTTAAGGAAGATAAACCTACGAAGGCAGCATTGAACTATGTTATCCAGCCAAATCTGGAAGCGAAGGACCGTCAGCGTATTCACAGAGAAATGGCGACTGCAAAAAACAAAATTAACGAAGAAATGTCCACCATTTATTGGAGCTATGTGTCAAAGGAAGTAGACAATATCCGGGCACAGTTTGATAAAATTCTTGAAAAAGAAGTTGCTTTCCAGGATGCAATGTACTCATTCTACACACCATCCTCCAAAACATTGGCACATGAAATTGATCAGCATAAAAACAATCTGGAGAACATTTTAAATCAGACAGATCAAATTAATGATGTATCCAGCGACAGTGCCAATGCTGCGAACGAAGCTGAAAATAAGATGAAGACATTTACCGAAGCTTTGGAAGCATATAAAGAAACACAACTGGAGCAGCAAAAGCTACTCCAAGCAGCACAGACAAAGAACCAGGAAGCAATTGCAGGTATTATAGAGGAAAACAATACGAAGCTTTCGGAGAGTATGGCTAAAAAACAAGAACAATTAAGTAAAATGCAGGATTCCGTAGTTTATTTAGAAAATCAAAATAGGAATCTACTTGAAAACTACTCCACCAATGTCGCTAAAGGTAAAAATGCAATTAATGACTGGGTGGAATGGGAGCTAGCGTATAAGAATTCCTATTCGAATCTTAATGAGGAGATTAACTATATAGTAGATAACTATGCTAAACAATTAGATAAAGAAAGATATGAATCAGCGAGTGAAGATGCAGCTAAAGCTGTAGAGAAGATAAATAAAGCACCTGTATCCATGAAAATAGGAAAGTTGGAGAAACCAGAAAACCCCGAAGAAACCAACGTTTCCTTAGAAAACATTAGAACCAGCTTGAATACTCTAGAAGATGAAATTAAGGATATTCAGAGCTTAATTGAAGCTTCTTCCCCTGATAATAATGGTGAAGAAGAAAGCGAAAATACGGGTGACTCAACACAAGAAGAGAAAGTTACTACCAAGAATACGGTTAAAACTCCTATTTTAGAGTGGAATAAATTATATAATCGTATTCAACAAATTAATGGTGTGTTGACCAAAAAAGAGGCAGAGATAAACAAAGAAGATTTTCCTTTAGAAGAATGGGAAAACTTGGTGGATGAATATGAAAAGGTAGTAAATAAATTAGAAGATAATAGAGATAGTTTAGCAGGAGAAATCGTTAAAAATATAATCGCTAAACAGAAACAACTCGATAAGTTAGAGATAGATTTTCCTGGAGAAGATATTCAAAATAAAACAATTGCCTCCTTAATTAAATATAACGATTCTTTAACTGAAATTACTACAACGCTTAGTCAAGAATCTAAATTAAATAAAAAGTTTACTGGGGAAATTGAGAAGTTTACTAAGTCAAAAGTAGATGAAGTTTTTAATGAAGTTAACCAAAAGTATACTGACCGTTTAAGTCCTGTTTTTGGTGTAGCAAGTGAGGAAATAAATCAACTAAGAAATCAAAGTCCAACTGAAAGCTTTTCTGAAGTCTTGAAGGGATTAGAATTGACTCTTAATGAAAATAAAGAACTTATCCAAGCAGAGCAAGCCAATACAAACGATTTAATAAAAGCACTTCAACAAAACGCAACTGAGATTACGAACCAACTTCAAACGGTGAATGCAGATACGTTTGAATGGCAGGAATCTCCGTCTTTGGAGTATTTAGATGGTCAAATGGTGTTCAGTATCCAACAGGGCACTGCTTCTGATTTAAAGCAATTATCTGATTTAGTTACCAACCTGGAAGAAAATCAGAGCGAAATTACGACAAACACAAAAGATTTACAAGCTCAAATCAGCACTGTTCAAAAGCAATCGGATGAGTTGAATAATAAATGGTCTGTCAATGTTGCTTCGACTGGATTAATCAGAGAGGATGCATACGAGATCCTTGGAAACACCGTTGTCGATGGCCAGGAAAATCCATTTGTTTATAATCATTTAGCCAATCCGGTAAATGTTGAAGGACAAGTAAATGGCAAGGTTCTTTCTGAAACGGAGGAAAGAGTGCCACCTGTGGTTATGTTCATGATTATCCTTATAAGTGGATTATTAATCGGGTTCTTAAGTCATTATTACTCCAATAATACGTATCTCGTACAAGGTGGTTTATTCCTTTTACTGAATCTGGCGGTTGGAATGATAATAAGTATTTATGGTTTGAATCTATATGAATTGGATGATGCTCAGGCAATAAAATGGTCTGTCTTTACCATTCTTTTATTAATGGCCTGTGCAAACGTAGTCCGTGGTGGTTTGTTCATTGGACCATTTGTCGGATGGTTGGCAAGTATAGCAATGATCGTGTTCTTTATTACACCACTATTAAATATTGTGGTTCCTGAGTTCACCTTTAATAATCCAGTATCCAATGTATATATGGGATTACAGTATGGTACGGAAACATCGTTTATACTAACAATAATTGTATTAGCTGCTATTACACTAGCAATCTCTGCTTTTATTTACACATTGCAATTTATGAGAAATAAAGCAAGGGTGGAGCCGAATGAAGAAAAAGCTTCTTAG
- a CDS encoding YwqI/YxiC family protein, producing MKAHIETTGGGASEIRLEIESVLSEIDDAKQALQEVQLTGASEDAYGKNRLNYTDQWLEREKNLEELLKQYMQVVEKNLADTVANVKTLKEQDEAIKRT from the coding sequence ATGAAGGCACATATAGAAACAACTGGTGGTGGAGCTTCAGAAATCCGCTTGGAAATAGAGTCTGTCTTAAGTGAAATAGATGATGCAAAGCAAGCATTGCAAGAAGTCCAATTAACAGGTGCTAGCGAAGATGCGTATGGGAAAAACAGGCTGAATTATACAGACCAATGGTTGGAAAGAGAAAAAAATCTAGAGGAATTACTTAAGCAATATATGCAGGTCGTGGAAAAAAATCTAGCAGATACAGTGGCTAATGTGAAGACACTCAAAGAGCAGGATGAAGCCATAAAGCGAACTTAA
- a CDS encoding DUF5082 family protein — protein MADDADFLSQAFAVISGRSADIEEKIDRLTKAKNDIREEQASSMTEITKITKPTLEGVWSGNRATNFDDDREDALEIMEKITDDYDDYIQRIENEIFQLNLQKGALDIASSIAHQADNLLDKGEEVAAELGDKIRDLKGRLFS, from the coding sequence ATGGCAGATGATGCTGATTTCCTAAGTCAGGCTTTTGCAGTTATATCCGGTCGGTCTGCTGATATTGAAGAAAAAATTGACAGATTAACGAAAGCTAAAAATGATATTCGTGAGGAACAGGCATCCAGTATGACGGAAATAACGAAAATTACCAAGCCGACTTTAGAAGGTGTTTGGTCAGGCAACCGTGCTACCAACTTTGATGATGACCGAGAAGATGCTTTAGAAATTATGGAAAAAATTACTGATGACTATGATGACTACATTCAGCGCATTGAGAATGAAATATTTCAATTAAATTTGCAAAAAGGTGCATTGGATATAGCAAGTTCTATTGCTCATCAGGCAGACAACCTTCTGGATAAAGGGGAAGAGGTTGCTGCAGAATTGGGAGATAAAATCAGAGATCTAAAAGGCAGGTTGTTCTCATGA
- the essC gene encoding type VII secretion protein EssC, with amino-acid sequence MRELWVFYKDYYQRLGIDDLKEITIGNQLHHTLTIKAVEIPTPYRLELNENRNVLYLDQEVIHDLKEGVPLPVFIDGQEVKFLITTSNYETKMFYTGNRTEISIPHAADLPAFRMLKQNKRWYVLPIDEAVYINGQQIRSRTVLNCGDIIYSAGSLVTLTDDDTLELSTHEYIQMELEQIELPSSVLKQKYPKYRRTPRMIYEQPEDKIDFSFPSEESEDNQRGLWLIIMPPLMMLIVMGVVALVRPRGIFILISVAMFGTTLVTSTVQYFKEKKKQRHRKEKRKRLYTRYLENKREELQNLADKQRDVLYYHFPSFERMKYLTNEISNRIWERTLVSNDFLQFRVGRASVPASFKVSAQRTDMSNQEIDDLLEKSQELVSHYKTIKNSPLVINLSEGSMGMIGKDSIVKKEIQQIVGQLSFSQSYHDVRFVAIFDEQEYASWEWMKWLPHFQLPHAYAKGFIYNEQTRDQLLTSIYELLKERDLDEEKDKKIFSPHFVFLITNRQLISEHVILEYLEGEHADIGISTIFAADTKESLSENIHTLVRYIDETQGDILIQQQKAVHIPFYLDEHTKQDNETFARTLRSLDHQLGMSNSIPDKVSFLELFHTEDAAEIGIQEKWLENQSSKSLAVPVGLKGKDDYVYLNLHEKAHGPHGLLAGTTGSGKSEFLQSYILSLAVHYHPYEVAFLLIDYKGGGMAQPFKSMPHLLGTITNIEGSKNFSKRALASIKSELKRRQRLFDMYEVNHINDYTDLYKEGEAEEPLPHLFLISDEFAELKSEEPEFIRELVSAARIGRSLGVHLILATQKPGGIIDDQIWSNARFKVALKVQDESDSKEILKNGDAAKITVTGRGYLQVGNNEVYELFQSAWSGAPYTKEAFGAEDEIALVTDLGLIPLSDVATEESGKKDKRTEIDAVVEEIAVVQQRLNINKLPSPWLPPLPSRAFAPEQISNEVNHYAIAMVDEPEQQRQIPYTYKAMDDGNIGVFGSSGYGKSTTLQTLLLAFAEENSPEAFNCYIFDFGNGALLPLQQLPHTGDYFRSDDQRKIEKFLTFMAEEMERRKQLFRSKEVSNIKMYNLISEESLPLIYIAIDNYDLVKEEMIDLENRFTQIARDGQSLGVYTVLTATRSNAVKHALMSNLKTKIAHYLMDQAEKYAIIGKTQYDTEAMPGRVYIKNDDAFLAQIYLPVAGETDVEVLENIKEKVKQLKETYKHSEKPEGIAMLPQRLGFITFYQDYNVIPSKTKLAIGLDEDTVKPVYIDWQKNRHCLILGDAQKGKTNMLQLIIHRMQEQAGAQIGVFDSVDRSLANYVDESGVTYMEVKEHVENWLNTAGSEFESREEKYREALRERTSANLQFTPYILLVDSMANFQQNLDAGLQTKIADFIKKYSHLGFSFIATGNANEFSKGFDPLTSEVKQIKQAILLMKKSDQSFITLPYTRNEPEIKAGYGYFVVNGQVKKIQVPHYDAERVTAT; translated from the coding sequence ATGAGGGAATTATGGGTCTTCTATAAAGACTACTATCAGCGTTTAGGAATAGATGATTTGAAAGAAATTACCATTGGTAACCAATTACACCATACACTAACAATTAAAGCCGTGGAAATACCAACACCCTACAGATTAGAACTAAATGAGAATAGAAATGTTTTGTACTTAGACCAAGAAGTAATTCATGATCTGAAGGAAGGAGTTCCGCTTCCTGTTTTTATTGATGGCCAAGAGGTTAAATTTCTTATTACTACATCCAACTATGAAACAAAAATGTTCTATACGGGTAATCGAACTGAAATAAGCATTCCACATGCGGCTGACTTACCAGCTTTCCGTATGTTAAAGCAGAATAAACGATGGTATGTATTGCCTATAGATGAAGCTGTCTATATTAATGGGCAACAGATTAGGTCAAGAACAGTCCTGAATTGTGGAGATATTATTTACAGTGCCGGTAGTTTGGTGACATTAACAGATGATGACACGCTTGAGTTATCCACTCATGAGTATATTCAAATGGAATTGGAACAAATAGAACTACCTTCAAGTGTGTTAAAGCAAAAGTATCCAAAATACAGAAGAACCCCTCGGATGATTTATGAGCAACCAGAGGATAAGATTGATTTCTCTTTTCCTTCTGAAGAAAGTGAGGATAATCAGCGTGGACTTTGGTTAATTATTATGCCTCCATTGATGATGCTGATTGTTATGGGGGTAGTAGCTTTAGTACGTCCAAGAGGAATCTTTATACTTATTTCAGTAGCTATGTTTGGAACAACATTAGTAACATCTACAGTACAATATTTTAAGGAAAAAAAGAAGCAACGACATCGCAAGGAAAAGAGAAAGCGTCTGTATACACGTTACTTAGAAAACAAGCGGGAAGAGCTGCAGAATTTAGCAGATAAACAACGGGACGTGTTGTATTATCATTTTCCTTCCTTTGAAAGAATGAAATATTTAACGAACGAGATAAGTAACCGTATTTGGGAACGCACACTTGTTAGTAATGACTTTTTACAATTTCGCGTAGGGCGTGCAAGTGTGCCGGCCAGTTTCAAAGTTTCTGCCCAACGAACGGATATGTCCAACCAGGAAATTGATGATCTTCTGGAGAAATCCCAAGAATTAGTATCGCATTATAAGACGATAAAAAATTCTCCGCTCGTTATTAATTTATCTGAAGGCTCTATGGGGATGATTGGAAAAGACTCTATCGTAAAAAAGGAAATACAACAAATTGTAGGACAGCTAAGCTTCTCACAAAGCTACCATGATGTTCGATTTGTTGCGATTTTTGATGAACAAGAATATGCCTCGTGGGAATGGATGAAATGGCTGCCACATTTTCAATTACCACATGCGTATGCAAAGGGGTTTATTTATAATGAACAAACGAGAGATCAGCTGCTTACTTCTATTTACGAGTTATTGAAAGAAAGGGATTTAGATGAAGAAAAGGACAAGAAAATTTTTAGTCCACATTTTGTCTTCTTAATTACGAATAGACAGCTGATCTCCGAGCACGTGATTTTAGAGTATTTAGAAGGAGAACATGCAGATATAGGAATTTCTACTATTTTTGCAGCTGACACGAAGGAGAGTCTCTCTGAAAATATTCACACACTTGTCCGTTATATCGATGAAACACAAGGTGATATATTAATTCAACAACAAAAAGCAGTACATATTCCATTTTATCTCGATGAACATACGAAACAGGACAATGAAACATTTGCGAGGACGTTACGATCGTTGGATCACCAATTAGGCATGAGTAACTCTATTCCGGATAAAGTAAGTTTCTTAGAATTATTTCATACAGAAGATGCTGCGGAGATCGGAATTCAGGAAAAATGGCTGGAAAATCAATCCTCTAAGTCGCTTGCTGTACCAGTAGGGCTTAAAGGAAAGGACGACTATGTATATTTAAACTTGCATGAAAAAGCACATGGTCCGCACGGATTATTAGCAGGTACAACGGGCTCAGGGAAAAGTGAATTCTTGCAATCGTATATTCTGTCCCTTGCTGTTCATTACCATCCATATGAAGTTGCTTTTTTGCTTATCGACTATAAGGGTGGAGGAATGGCACAGCCTTTTAAATCCATGCCGCATTTATTGGGTACTATTACGAATATTGAAGGCAGCAAGAACTTTAGTAAACGTGCCCTTGCCTCAATTAAGAGTGAATTAAAACGAAGACAGCGATTATTCGATATGTATGAAGTAAATCACATTAATGATTACACGGATTTGTATAAAGAAGGCGAAGCAGAGGAGCCATTACCACATTTATTCTTAATTTCCGACGAGTTTGCTGAATTAAAGAGCGAAGAACCGGAATTTATTCGAGAACTGGTCAGTGCTGCACGTATTGGTCGTAGTCTTGGTGTCCACCTGATATTGGCAACACAAAAGCCAGGCGGAATTATTGATGATCAAATATGGAGTAATGCTAGATTTAAAGTCGCATTAAAGGTACAGGATGAGAGTGATAGTAAAGAGATCCTTAAAAATGGAGATGCCGCAAAAATAACAGTTACCGGCCGAGGCTATTTGCAGGTTGGCAATAACGAAGTCTATGAATTATTCCAGTCAGCATGGAGCGGCGCGCCTTATACGAAAGAAGCCTTCGGTGCAGAAGATGAAATAGCTCTCGTTACTGATTTGGGACTAATCCCATTATCTGATGTAGCAACAGAAGAGAGTGGTAAAAAGGATAAACGTACCGAAATTGATGCAGTTGTTGAAGAAATAGCTGTGGTGCAGCAACGACTCAATATTAATAAGCTGCCAAGTCCTTGGTTGCCTCCATTGCCATCCAGAGCATTTGCACCTGAGCAGATAAGCAATGAAGTCAATCACTATGCAATTGCTATGGTGGATGAACCAGAGCAACAACGTCAAATACCATATACCTATAAGGCAATGGATGATGGGAATATTGGTGTTTTTGGCTCATCAGGTTATGGGAAATCTACCACTCTACAAACATTACTGTTGGCTTTCGCTGAAGAAAACAGCCCTGAAGCTTTTAATTGTTATATTTTTGACTTTGGTAATGGCGCGCTTCTTCCGTTGCAGCAATTACCACATACAGGAGATTATTTCCGTTCGGATGATCAACGTAAAATAGAAAAATTTCTAACATTTATGGCGGAAGAAATGGAAAGAAGAAAGCAGCTATTCCGAAGCAAGGAAGTTAGTAATATCAAGATGTATAATCTGATTTCTGAGGAAAGTTTGCCACTTATTTATATTGCCATTGATAACTATGATTTAGTAAAAGAAGAAATGATCGATTTAGAAAACCGATTTACCCAGATTGCCAGAGATGGCCAGTCACTCGGTGTTTACACTGTATTAACTGCGACTAGATCCAACGCTGTTAAGCACGCACTGATGAGTAATTTAAAAACCAAGATTGCTCACTACCTAATGGATCAGGCAGAGAAATACGCGATTATTGGTAAAACCCAATACGATACAGAGGCAATGCCCGGAAGAGTATATATCAAAAATGATGATGCCTTTCTTGCTCAGATCTATTTGCCGGTAGCTGGAGAAACAGATGTGGAAGTATTGGAAAATATAAAAGAAAAAGTAAAACAATTGAAAGAAACATATAAGCATAGCGAAAAACCAGAAGGAATTGCCATGCTACCACAACGTTTAGGGTTCATCACTTTCTATCAGGATTACAACGTGATACCTTCTAAAACAAAGCTCGCTATAGGATTAGATGAGGACACAGTTAAGCCAGTGTACATTGACTGGCAAAAAAATCGTCATTGTCTTATTTTAGGAGACGCTCAAAAAGGAAAAACAAATATGCTGCAACTGATTATTCACCGAATGCAGGAACAGGCGGGCGCGCAGATTGGTGTCTTCGATTCAGTTGATCGTTCATTGGCAAACTATGTTGATGAGAGCGGCGTAACCTATATGGAAGTAAAAGAGCATGTGGAAAATTGGCTGAATACAGCTGGAAGCGAGTTTGAAAGTCGGGAAGAGAAATATCGTGAGGCACTACGTGAGCGTACCTCAGCGAATCTTCAATTTACACCATATATTCTTCTTGTTGATAGTATGGCGAATTTCCAGCAAAATCTGGATGCTGGTTTACAAACGAAAATTGCTGACTTTATTAAAAAATACAGTCATTTAGGCTTTAGTTTTATTGCAACAGGAAATGCAAACGAGTTCTCTAAAGGATTCGATCCACTGACAAGTGAAGTAAAACAAATAAAGCAAGCTATTTTATTAATGAAGAAGTCTGATCAAAGTTTCATTACATTACCATATACAAGAAATGAACCTGAAATTAAAGCAGGATATGGCTACTTTGTAGTAAATGGCCAAGTTAAGAAAATACAGGTTCCCCATTATGATGCAGAAAGGGTGACAGCTACATGA